The Haloarchaeobius litoreus DNA window GTGTGGCGTCGTAGACGGCCGTCGTGCCGGGCGGCGACCGTGGGTTCGTGTTCGCGCTGAGGTCCAGGACGTCCCGGTCGGTCGTCCCGCCGTGGGGCACGCGCTCGGCGTCCCGCACCGACTCACGGTCCACGTCGGCTCACCTCCGAGTCACGGACCACGGGTGTCCACCTCCCCGGCGAGCGCCTCGGCGACGGCGGCGTCGCCGGGTCTGTTCACGTTCACGGCGAGTCTGGCGTCGTAGCTCACGAGCGTCTCGCTCTCGGTTTCGGGGCCGACCACGTTGAGTCCCGTGGGTGCGAACCCGTCCATCTCGGTGTCGACGCTCGCGCCCAGTTGCGCCTTCAGCGCGGCCGGGACCACGACGGTGAGGCTGTGTGTGGTCCCCTCACCGCCGGCTCCGGCCGGGTCCGACGTGGCCACCTCGACTGCACGGTCCACCGGCCCCGCGGCCAGCAGCGGGAGGTCGGCGGCGGCGGTCAGCACGGGTTCGCCACTGGCCGCCTCGATGGCCGCACCGAGGTCAGCGACGTAGCCCTCACCCGGCGTCTCGACGGTCGTCACGTCGGGCCGGTTCGCGAGGTGGGTCCGGGTTTCGGGCGCGTTCGGGGAAACAGCGGCGTACACGTCGTCGACGCGGCTGGCCGCGAGCGCACCGCAGACACGGTCGACCATCGGGACGCCGCCGACCCGGAACAGGGGCTTCTCGACGTCGCCCTCGAACCGGGTTCCCTCGCCGCCGCACATCACGAGAGCGTCCACGCGATCACCCCCACGTGCAGCCCGGCGACGCGGGCGAGTTCGTTGGTCGCACCGAACACGTCGCCGGAGACGCCGCCGAGCCGTCGGCGCGCCCAGCGGGCCGCGACGGCGGCGACCAGCAGCGCGGCGACGACGGGGAGGGTGGCGACGAGGAGTCCGGGAACGTCGCCACCGGCCCACCAGCCGACGCCAGCGACCGGCAACGCGAGCGCAACGGTGGCGAGGACACCGACCACGCCCGACCCGTCGGCGAGCGCACTTCCGAGGCCGTCGTGGGGCGGGTCCGCGACCGCGGCGAGCGTCGCCATCGCCGCCTTCGCGCCGACCTCGCTGGCGACGACGACGGCGACCGCTTCCCCGACACCGAGCCCGGCGACCGCGACGGCGGCCAGTGCGAGGCCGACGACGACGAGCGCGACCGCCGCAACCGCGCCGACGCCGGTCGTGGTGTCCTTCAGCACCTCGCGGCGGCGCTCGGGGTCGCCGTGGACGACGGCCGCGTCGCCGCAGTCCGCGACGCCGTCGAGGTGGGTGATGCCGGTGAGTCCGTAGGTCAGCAGGAGGTACCCGAAGGCGACGACGGTGGTGGGGACGCCGACGGGGACGCTTCCGGCCGCGACGAACGGCAGTGCGAGGCACGCGCCGACGAGGTAGCCGACCGGGACGGCCGCGACCGGCGATGCAGTGAAGGCGGTCCACGCCTGCTCGTCGTGACCGACCGGAATCCGGGTGAGGAAGCCCACTGCGCCCCGGAGCGCGCTCAGAGCCACGCGACCACCCCCGCGAGGATCGTCGCGACGACGCCGGACGAGGCGACCTGTAAGACACCGCGCTGGGCCTTCCGCGGGGAGGGGAGCGACGCACCGGCGTTGAGCACGTACACGCCCGGTTTCTCGAGTCGCACCTCCAGCGCGGCCGCGAGGGTCCCCATCGGCCACCCCGAGTTCGGCGACGGGACCTCGCGGAGCCACTGTCGGGCACGCAGGAGCGCGCGCGGCCGGCCCGCGACCTGTGCGAGCAGCAGCGCCGAGAGTCGCGCCGGGAGCCACATCACGAGGTCGTCGAGGCGCGCGCTCGGCCCGCCGACGGGCTTCGATCGATAGCCCAGCATCGAGTCCAGCGTGTTCACCGCCTTGACCCAGGCCGCTCCCGCCGCCGCCAGCGTGAGGGAGACTGGGGCGAGGACGGCGAACGCTGCCAGCGGTGCGACGAAGCCGTCGGCGAGGTTCTCGGCGGCGCTCTCGACCGCGGCGCTCCGGAGCAGGCCGGGCGAGAGCTCGCTGGCGTCGCGGCCCGCGAGCGAGCGCAGCGACTCCCGTGCCCCCGCGACGTCCTCGGTGGAGAGCTGAACGATACGGAGTGCCTCGGCGACGAGCATCCGGAGGCTCGTCGTGACCGTCAGCGCGAGCCCGGCGACGACCGCGCCCGCCCAGGGGTCGACCCACATCGACAGCCAGACGACACCGGCGATGACGCCCGCGGCGAGTAGCGGGAGCGCGAGCGCGGCGAGCACGCCGACGAGCCGGGGATGGGTCCACTCCCGGTCGACGGCGGCGACGAGCCGCCCGAACCACGCGACCGGGTGGAACCGGTTCGGGGGCTCGCCGACCACGACGTCGAGGACGACCGCGATGACGACCGCCGCGGTCGCGGTCATCGGCACGACGACCACCTCGGCGGCGTACCCCGACGTTCCGACGCCGTCATCCGTCCCACCCCAGCTCGTCGGCGAGGTCGGAGAGAGGCACGTCGGCAACGTCGACGAAGCGTCCGCCCAGTGCCTCGATACCCCCGTCGGTCCTGGGGTCGTCGCCGACGTGGACGAGATCTCCGGGGACGGCGTCGAGCCGGTCGGCCGTCGTCTCGAACATCTCGCAGGCGGGCTTGCGCCACCCGCAGCCGACGCTGCTCACGACGGCGTCGAAGTCGCCTCTGGAGAGTTCGGAGCGGATGAGCGTGCGGCCCACGAGCTCCGGCACCGAACAGTTCGAGCACAGTGCGACCGGACCCACCTCGCGTGCGGCCGCGACCGCGTCGACGGCACCCGGACGTGTCCGAATCTCGGGGTCGAACGCGGCGACGACCGCCCGGCGGGCCGCGTTCCCCGGTGCGTCGACGCCACGGCTCGCGAGCGCTGCGGAGACGTGCGCCGGGAGCGGGACCTCCGCCCCCTCGGGCGCATCGATGTGTCTCTCGCGGTAGGCCGCCGCCCAGTCGTCCGGGACCGCCACGTCGCGGGCCGACAGCTCGGCCCCGACACGCGCCGCCGGGTCGTCGCCCCCGGCATCGACGCGCTCGACCAGCGTCCCGAACAGGTCGAACGAGACTGCCACTACCGTGAGACTAGCGCAATTCTACTTGAACGACGCGGTCCCGGCGGGCCGGACGACACCGTCGTCCTACAGCCCGATGTGCGAGGTCGAACTCGGCATGTCGTCGTCATCGTCGTCTCCGTCGTCGTCCGCCCCGCCCTCGTGGCTGAACTCGTAGGTCGCGTCGTCGAGGTACACCGTCCCGTCCTCGACGGTGACGTCGACGGAGACGAGCGTCGTCTCCGCCGCCTCGCCGTTGTCGCAGTAGCCCGAGCAGCTGTCGAACATCGAGCCGTGCTTCGGACAGATGATCCGGCCGTCCCGCATCGCCGCACCGAACCCCCTGTCGAGCTGCTGTGCCTCGTGTGTACATCGGTTCACCCACGCCTCCACTCCCTCCTCGCAGGGGACGAGGATGACCTCCTCGGGCTCGCCGTAGGGGTCCCGCGCGGTGAACAGCCACGACCGCTCGTCGTGGACCGTCTCGACGTCCGTGAGCTCCGTCGTCATACCCGTGTCGTGGACGGCCACCCGCCTAACTTCTGTGGGTTGTCAGACACCCGCCGTTGCCCTCGCGGTCCCTCCGAGAAGGCACGGCAGCGCCCCTCGGTATCGACGTCGGACGGAGCGTGCCCACACGCTCGCGTTCCACCTCGCCGTCGCGGTCGCGCGTCTCGTCTGACTGCCTGTGCGGGGTCGGAGCAGTGGCCTCGAACGTCGTCAGCTCGATGTGCTCGCCGCGGTGAGACGCGGTAGGGAGCCGCGGAACGTCGAGCCGAGGACGACCTCCGGCCAACTGTCGGACGTGCCGGTGATGTGCGCACCACTGTAGACGAGATTCTCGCCGTTGTGCTGTGTCGTGACTGGGTCGCCGAACGAGGCATCGAACGGCGCGCCGCCGCCACTGTCCATCGACAGCCCGCGACAGCTGCGGTCGTCGTCGCGGCAGCGGCACCGAGCGTCGCGAGGTACTTTCTGATTCAGACGAAATATATGGGGTGCCGTCGGCAGCTTCCGCGCCGTTCCGGCGTCCGTGCGTGTTTACGGCTCTCCATCCTAGATCGCATTCGCACAGCTGCGTCAACCGATAGAATAGATACACCAGCGGGTCTCGACTGTGAATCGGCTTCCAGAGAAGTCCGCCCTCCCCGATTTGAACGGGGGGCAAGTCGATCTACAGTCGACTGCTCTACCAGTCTGAGCTAAGGGCGGGCGCACTCTCACGTAGTCGCCGAGTACGATTTAAGGGTTATCATTCGCGCTCCCTCCCCCCGGATGATGGGCGTGTAGTACGACGGGTGTCAGACGAGGCAGATAGATTGAAATAGTTGGCGCATAGAACTGTGTGCAAAGCGGGTATGAGTAAGATTACCGTGCGTGCGGACGACGAGCTGGTCGAGCGCCTGGAGGCGCGCGAAGAGTCGAAGAGCCAGCTCGTCCGGGAGGCGCTTCGGGCGTACCTCGCCGACGAGTTCGCCGACCCGCGCGGTGACTCGTCCGACGTGCAGGCCGCCACGCTGGACGGTTTCCTCGCCGACCGGGTGGCTGCACTCGTCGACGAGCGCGTGGAGCACCAACTGCGCACGCGACAGCAGGACGTGAACGTGAACCTCCGACTCGAGGGGGCGACTGCGGAACGTGCGTCGGTGTCCGACGAATCACTGGGGACGCCGGAGCGGGAGCCGAGGTCGGTCGACCGGGACTGTGGGCAGTGTGGCGTGGCGCTCGGCGAGGACCACGTGTACTGCCCGAACTGCGGTGAGAAGGCCTCGCGCCGGGTCTTCTGTGACTGTGGCGACGAGATCAGGTCGGACTGGGCGTTCTGCCCGAGCTGCGGTCGTCGGACGCCTGCAGCGGACGTGTTGGACTCGGCGTAGGACAGATCCGGGTCGTCGTCACATATGACGACGAATCGGACAGTGAGTTAGGCGGTACCTTTATTATGTATGACACAGTGCATACAATCGCGTAAGACGGGTGTCTTACACACAGGAATTCGGGAGAATACGGGGCTCCCGCGTACGAAATCGGTGTGTAAGACGGAACGCGTGCGAAAGAATCCCACGCGGAACGTCTTACCCAAAGGGGAATCAGAACCATGGAGCGTGTGACACTGCGAATACCGAAACAGCAGATCGAGGAGGTTGAACAGATGGTCGAGACGGGCGAGTACCCGAACCGGAGCGAAGCGATCCGGTCGGCAGTCCGTGAGATGCTCAACGAGCAGAACGACCGGTCGAACGAGAAAACCCAGCGAACCTGGGCCAAGGTCTAACGATGCAGGATATCGTCCAAGAAGCCCTCGAGCACGAGGAACGAGAGCAGAAACAGCAGGCCGACGCGACGGGTGACGAGTTCGGCGACCCGCGCATCGTCATCGTCGGTTGCGGTGGCGCCGGCAACAACACCGTCAACCGACTGTACAACATCGGTGTCGACGGTGCCGACACGGTCGCCATCAACACCGACAAGCAGCACCTCAAGATGATAGAGGCCGACACGAAGATACTCGTCGGCAAGTCCCTCACCAACGGGCTCGGCGCTGGCGGCGACCCCTCGATGGGCGAGCGCGCGACCGAGATGGCGCAGGGAACCATCAAGGAGGTGCTCGGCGACGCGGACCTCGTGTTCGTGACCGCCGGCATGGGCGGCGGGACCGGCACCGGTGCCGCTCCGGTCGTCTCCAGCATCGCCAAGGAGCAGGGCGCAATCGTCGTCGGCATGGTGTCGACGCCGTTCAACGTCGAGCGCGCCCGCACGGTGAAGGCCGAGGAGGGGCTGGAGAAGCTCCGCGAGGAGGCCGACTCCATCATCGTGCTGGACAACAACCGGCTGCTCGACTACGTCCCGAACCTGCCCATCGGCAAGGCGTTCTCGGTCATGGACCAGATCATCGCCGAGACGGTCAAGGGCATCTCGGAGACCATCACGCAGCCCAGTCTCATCAACCTGGACTACGCCGACATGACGTCCATCATGAACCAGGGTGGCGTCGCGGTGATGCTCGTCGGCGAGACACAGGACAAGAACAAGACCCGCGAGGTGGTGAACGACGCGATGAACCACCCGCTGCTGGACGTGGACTACCGTGGTGCATCCGGTGGACTCGTCCACATCACGGGTGGCCCCGACCTCACACTGAAGGAGGCCGAGGGCATCGCGAACAACATCACCGAACGGCTGGAGGCCAGTGCGAACGTCATCTGGGGCGCACGCATCCAGGAGAACTACAAGGGCAAGGTCCGTGTCATGGCCATCATGACTGGCGTCCAGAGCGCGCAGGTGCTCGGCCCGAGCACGCAGAAGCAGGCCAACAAGTCGCGCCAGGCCATCGACGGCGTCGACGAAGCCGAGTTCGAAGCCCAGCCCGGCGGTCAGCCGGTCCAGAACGGCGGCAACCAGTCCGTCAACGGCGGCGGCTCGAACTCCGGTAGCACCTGGGGCGACGGTGGTCAGGAGGAGATCGAGCAGAACAACGGCCTCGACGTCATCCGCTGACTCGGTATCCGCGCCTTCTTTCGACCCAACCGGCGGAGCGGCAGCTCAGTCCAGAACGGACGTAAACGTCGTCTCAGACCGGAACGCGCCGGTCGCGACGGCGAACGGGTCGACCGTCTCGTCGCCGTTGGTGACGACCCAGTCGCCACGCTGTGTCCACTCCCAGCCTGCGTCGCGGACGAGGGTCTCGCCGCAGTAGCTGCCGAACGAGCGGACGACGCGCTCGAACGCCCGTGCGTCGGCACCCCCGGCCGGATCGGGCTGGACGCCGACGAACCGGCGCGAGTCGAACCGCTCGTCGACGGCGTCATCGAGCCGTGCGAGCGAGTCGGTCGTGAAATCGAGGTCGTAGTCGCTCCAGAAGTCGGCACAGTCCTCGGCCTCGTGGGTGAACAGCTCGGGTGGGTCAGACGGACGCTCCGTCCCGACGGGGTCGAGGGCAGGGCCATCGTCGTCGGTATCGTCGGACGGAGCGGTGGCGTACATCCGGTCGGGGTCCGACGCCGGGGTCGCGCGCTCGGCCGGGTCCTCGATCGAACCGTCCGACGACGACCGGAGCAGGCTCCGCAGCGTGTCGAGCAGTCCCATGGTCGGCGTTTCGGGGGGCGTCGGAAATCCGTTTCGGGGCGTGTATTACACGTCACACGCTCGCCGACGATGCGTCTCACGCCCCGGATGGACGGCGAAAACAGTCGATTCAGACCGCTTCGAGCGAGTCGAGCAGCGAGCACTTCCGGCAGCGCTCTCTGGTCGTCGTCGCGCCGCAGTCCTCGCACTCGTGCAGGTCGGGGCCGTCGCCGTCCTCGTCGTACCGATCCGCGAGCACGCCCGCGAGCTCCTCGTAGCCGGCCATGATGGAGTGGCGGGTGCCGGGGTGGTTCTCCTCCAGCCCGTACAGCAGCTGCTGGATCTCCCCGCGGTAGGCCTCGCTGGAGTGCGGGCACTCCGTGATGTGGGCGGGCAGGTCGCGGAGATGGCAGTAGAGCGCGACCTCCTTCTCGGGCACGTCGCGCAGCGGCTTCGCGCGGGGGACGAACTCGTCCTGCTCGCTGCGGGCGTCGTCGCCGTCGAAGCCGCCGATCGAGGCGTCGAAGTGCTTGGCCATCTGGGCGACGTCGCCCTCCAGGAAGTTCATCATCGCGGTCTGGGCCTCGTCGTCGAGGTTGTGGCCCGTCAGGAGCTTGTCCGCGCCGAACTCGTCGGCGTAGCGTTCGAGCAGGTCTCGGCGGAACACGCCGCAGTAGGCACAGGCGGCCATGTTCTCGGGGTCGTCCTCGACCACGTCGTCCATGCGGACACCGAACTCCTCCTCGTAGGTGACCAGCTCGTGGCGCATCGAGAGCTCGTCGGCGAGTTCGACGCAGGCGTCGACGCTCTCGTCGCGGTAGCCCTCGATGCCCTCGTGGATGGTCAGCGCGACCAGCTCGATGCGGGGGTCCTCGGCGAACGTCTCGTCGAGGATCTGGGTGAGGACGACGCTGTCCTTCCCGCCGGAGAGCCCGAT harbors:
- a CDS encoding NTP transferase domain-containing protein, which translates into the protein MCGGEGTRFEGDVEKPLFRVGGVPMVDRVCGALAASRVDDVYAAVSPNAPETRTHLANRPDVTTVETPGEGYVADLGAAIEAASGEPVLTAAADLPLLAAGPVDRAVEVATSDPAGAGGEGTTHSLTVVVPAALKAQLGASVDTEMDGFAPTGLNVVGPETESETLVSYDARLAVNVNRPGDAAVAEALAGEVDTRGP
- the cobS gene encoding adenosylcobinamide-GDP ribazoletransferase, whose amino-acid sequence is MALSALRGAVGFLTRIPVGHDEQAWTAFTASPVAAVPVGYLVGACLALPFVAAGSVPVGVPTTVVAFGYLLLTYGLTGITHLDGVADCGDAAVVHGDPERRREVLKDTTTGVGAVAAVALVVVGLALAAVAVAGLGVGEAVAVVVASEVGAKAAMATLAAVADPPHDGLGSALADGSGVVGVLATVALALPVAGVGWWAGGDVPGLLVATLPVVAALLVAAVAARWARRRLGGVSGDVFGATNELARVAGLHVGVIAWTLS
- the cbiB gene encoding adenosylcobinamide-phosphate synthase CbiB; amino-acid sequence: MPMTATAAVVIAVVLDVVVGEPPNRFHPVAWFGRLVAAVDREWTHPRLVGVLAALALPLLAAGVIAGVVWLSMWVDPWAGAVVAGLALTVTTSLRMLVAEALRIVQLSTEDVAGARESLRSLAGRDASELSPGLLRSAAVESAAENLADGFVAPLAAFAVLAPVSLTLAAAGAAWVKAVNTLDSMLGYRSKPVGGPSARLDDLVMWLPARLSALLLAQVAGRPRALLRARQWLREVPSPNSGWPMGTLAAALEVRLEKPGVYVLNAGASLPSPRKAQRGVLQVASSGVVATILAGVVAWL
- a CDS encoding HAD family hydrolase, encoding MAVSFDLFGTLVERVDAGGDDPAARVGAELSARDVAVPDDWAAAYRERHIDAPEGAEVPLPAHVSAALASRGVDAPGNAARRAVVAAFDPEIRTRPGAVDAVAAAREVGPVALCSNCSVPELVGRTLIRSELSRGDFDAVVSSVGCGWRKPACEMFETTADRLDAVPGDLVHVGDDPRTDGGIEALGGRFVDVADVPLSDLADELGWDG
- a CDS encoding Rieske (2Fe-2S) protein; the protein is MTTELTDVETVHDERSWLFTARDPYGEPEEVILVPCEEGVEAWVNRCTHEAQQLDRGFGAAMRDGRIICPKHGSMFDSCSGYCDNGEAAETTLVSVDVTVEDGTVYLDDATYEFSHEGGADDDGDDDDDDMPSSTSHIGL
- a CDS encoding double zinc ribbon domain-containing protein — protein: MSKITVRADDELVERLEAREESKSQLVREALRAYLADEFADPRGDSSDVQAATLDGFLADRVAALVDERVEHQLRTRQQDVNVNLRLEGATAERASVSDESLGTPEREPRSVDRDCGQCGVALGEDHVYCPNCGEKASRRVFCDCGDEIRSDWAFCPSCGRRTPAADVLDSA
- a CDS encoding ribbon-helix-helix domain-containing protein, whose amino-acid sequence is MERVTLRIPKQQIEEVEQMVETGEYPNRSEAIRSAVREMLNEQNDRSNEKTQRTWAKV
- the ftsZ gene encoding cell division protein FtsZ, producing the protein MQDIVQEALEHEEREQKQQADATGDEFGDPRIVIVGCGGAGNNTVNRLYNIGVDGADTVAINTDKQHLKMIEADTKILVGKSLTNGLGAGGDPSMGERATEMAQGTIKEVLGDADLVFVTAGMGGGTGTGAAPVVSSIAKEQGAIVVGMVSTPFNVERARTVKAEEGLEKLREEADSIIVLDNNRLLDYVPNLPIGKAFSVMDQIIAETVKGISETITQPSLINLDYADMTSIMNQGGVAVMLVGETQDKNKTREVVNDAMNHPLLDVDYRGASGGLVHITGGPDLTLKEAEGIANNITERLEASANVIWGARIQENYKGKVRVMAIMTGVQSAQVLGPSTQKQANKSRQAIDGVDEAEFEAQPGGQPVQNGGNQSVNGGGSNSGSTWGDGGQEEIEQNNGLDVIR
- the ncsA gene encoding tRNA 2-thiolation protein NcsA, which codes for MTECTRCGREAVMHAAYSGAHLCESHFRESVEKRVRKRVREDGLVPRDATPEDPETWVIGLSGGKDSVVLTQILDETFAEDPRIELVALTIHEGIEGYRDESVDACVELADELSMRHELVTYEEEFGVRMDDVVEDDPENMAACAYCGVFRRDLLERYADEFGADKLLTGHNLDDEAQTAMMNFLEGDVAQMAKHFDASIGGFDGDDARSEQDEFVPRAKPLRDVPEKEVALYCHLRDLPAHITECPHSSEAYRGEIQQLLYGLEENHPGTRHSIMAGYEELAGVLADRYDEDGDGPDLHECEDCGATTTRERCRKCSLLDSLEAV